Proteins from a genomic interval of Salvelinus alpinus chromosome 7, SLU_Salpinus.1, whole genome shotgun sequence:
- the abcb10 gene encoding ATP-binding cassette sub-family B member 10, mitochondrial, whose product MGLLLLQLSKCPGVNILKREVHSRVQKLFWLERQTSRGQRKGREVSGKRFEPVARSSLLHPRRCNSLVPCVPLRQFTIPPHLLRSSWTTTVNFANYSSSTDSKQATQQEVGSKDLQSTETKQSPTRIPTEDVKRILELAHPERLRLSAAVGFLMVSSAVTMSAPFFLGQVIDTIYTSSSEDFSASLRSLCIMLSGVFLCGGAANAARVYLMQISGQQIVRNLRVFLFSSILRQEVGFFDKTRTGELVNRLSADTALIGRSVTDNLSDGLRAVAQATAGVSMMFYVSPSLAAFVLLIVPPMAGLAVIYGRYLRSISKRTQDSLADATQLAEERISNMRTVRAFGKELTEVAKYTEKANYVLHLAKQEAVLRAGFFGATGLSGNIIILSVLYKGGLLMASEHMTVGELSSFLMYAFWVGISIAGMSSFYSELMKGFGAGARLWELLDRKPEFPLNEGIVLRPEQLKGQLEFQNVSFAYPTRKDAPIFQDLSLSVPAGSVMAVVGPSGSGKSTLVSLLLRLYDPVAGVITIDGHDVRDLNPYWLRSHIGTVSQEPVLFSCSIAENIAYGAPDSGTVTVQEIHRAAQIANAYEFVRGFPKGFDTVVGEKGVLLSGGQKQRIAIARALLKNPKILLLDEATSALDAENEFLVQEALERLMDGRTVLIIAHRLSTIQNADAVAVLDQRRVVECGQHAQLLGNRQGVFRKLMEKQAFLQEGQKQALR is encoded by the exons ATGGGACTGTTGCTGTTGCAATTGTCAAAATGTCCAGGCGTGAATATTTTGAAGCGCGAGGTTCACTCCCGTGTACAAAAACTATTTTGGTTAGAACGCCAGACGTCCAGGGGACAACGAAAGGGGCGAGAGGTGAGTGGGAAAAGGTTCGAACCTGTGGCACGCTCTTCGCTTTTACACCCGAGGAGATGCAACTCTCTTGTGCCCTGTGTACCACTTAGACAGTTCACCATACCCCCCCATTTGTTGAGGAGCTCATGGACAAcaactgtaaactttgccaaCTACAGCTCTTCGACAGACTCAAAACAAGCAACACAACAAGAAGTTGGCAGTAAAGATCTGCAGTCAACGGAAACAAAACAATCCCCAACTCGGATACCCACTGAGGATGTCAAAAGGATTTTAGAACTTGCCCACCCTGAGCGCTTGCGACTGTCAG CGGCTGTGGGCTTCTTAATGGTCTCCAGCGCTGTCACAATGTCGGCGCCCTTCTTCCTGGGCCAAGTAATTGACACCATCTACACCAGCTCTTCAGAGGACTTCAGTGCCTCCCTCCGCTCTCTGTGTATCATGCTCTCAGGGGTATTCCTTTGTGGGGGCGCTGCTAATGCTGCCCGTGTCTACCTCATGCAAATCTCAG GGCAACAGATTGTGAGAAATCTACGTGTATTCCTATTCTCCTCGATTCTGAGGCAGGAGGTGGGTTTCTTTGATAAGACCCGTACCGGGGAACTCGTTAACCGCCTATCTGCAGACACGGCACTCATCGGCCGCTCCGTCACAGACAACCTTTCAGACGGGCTCCGCGCTGTCGCCCAGGCAACAGCTGGGGTCAGCATGATG TTTTACGTGTCACCAAGTTTAGCAGCTTTTGTGCTGCTGATTGTGCCTCCTATGGCTGGCCTAGCTGTCATATATGGGAGATACCTGCGCTCTATATCCAAACGTACACAGGACTCTCTGGCTGATGCCACACAG TTGGCAGAAGAACGCATCAGCAACATGAGGACAGTTCGGGCGTTTGGTAAGGAGCTGACAGAGGTGGCCAAGTATACGGAGAAGGCCAACTATGTTCTCCACCTGGCCAAACAGGAAGCCGTTTTGAGGGCTGGCTTCTTTGGCGCG ACTGGACTCAGTGGCAACATCATCATCCTGTCAGTGCTGTATAAGGGAGGGCTATTGATGGCCAGTGAACACATGACTGTGGGAGAGCTCTCTTCCTTCCTCATGTACGCCTTCTGGGTGGGCATTAGCATTGCAG GTATGAGCTCGTTCTACTCTGAACTGATGAAGGGCTTTGGCGCAGGGGCACGGCTTTGGGAGCTACTGGACAGGAAGCCCGAGTTCCCCCTCAATG AGGGTATTGTGCTGAGGCCGGAGCAGCTTAAGGGTCAACTGGAGTTCCAGAATGTCTCCTTTGCCTACCCAACCCGCAAAGACGCCCCCATCTTCCAGGACCTGAGTCTATCTGTGCCTGCTGGCTCAGTCATGGCCGTGGTAGGGCCCAGCGGATCAGGCAAATCCACTCTGGTCTCCCTGCTGCTCAGGCTCTACGACCCAGTTGCAG GTGTGATCACTATCGACGGGCATGATGTGAGAGATTTGAATCCTTATTGGCTGAGGAGTCACATTGGAACTGTTAGTCAG GAGCCTGTACTCTTCTCCTGTTCCATCGCTGAGAACATTGCCTATGGAGCGCCCGACTCtggcacggtcacagttcaggaAATCCACCGGGCTGCACAGATCGCCAACGCTTATGAGTTTGTCCGAGGTTTCCCAAAAGGCTTTGACACTGTGGTGGGAGAGAAGGGTGTTCTACTGTCAG gtggtcagaaacagagaattgCTATTGCAAGGGCTCTGCTTAAG AACCCCAAGATACTTCTACTTGATGAGGCTACAAG TGCCCTGGATGCAGAGAATGAGTTCCTGGTCCAGGAGGCTCTAGAGCGGCTCATGGATGGGCGCACAGTGCTGATCATCGCCCACCGCCTCTCCACCATCCAGAATGCTGACGCCGTGGCTGTGCTGGACCAGCGGCGTGTGGTAGAGTGTGGGCAGCATGCACAGCTCCTGGGCAACCGCCAAGGCGTCTTCAGGAAGCTGATGGAGAAACAAGCCTTCCTTCAAGAGGGGCAAAAGCAAGCGTTGCGTTGA